The sequence below is a genomic window from Ovis canadensis isolate MfBH-ARS-UI-01 breed Bighorn chromosome 1, ARS-UI_OviCan_v2, whole genome shotgun sequence.
tgtaacaacctagaagggtgggatagggtgggagatgggagggagtttcaagagggaggggacacacgtgCACCTATGACTGAtgcatgttgacgtatggcagaaaccaacacaacattgtaaagcacttatcctGCAATTAAACATAAACTTAAACATAAGAAATCGTGCATGCACAcatgaaacaaaagcaatattggaTTTTACATAAGCAATTCTAGTTTGCATTGGGTTTATAAGACACTTTTGATCGTGCAACAAATGGAGACTGGTATACAGTCTGGGGCACTGAGTAAACTTCATTAAgtaccatatataaaattatgcttAATATAAAAGAGTAAAGGATTTAGATATTTGGGTACCTTCAAAGAGAATAATGGATTTAGCATGACACTGGGAAAACAGATAAAAGAGGTGATAATCTATGGGTATTTCTTTTCTTAGCTTTCCAAGGTAGTTTTCTTTAATAAGAACAGGCCTCTCCTTAACCCTTAGTGATTTTCATGCAATTCCTaagatataaatttaatatatctgTGTACACAATTTAAACATACCCTCTACTGAGaaagtatatgaaaaatattgctcaatttaatatatacacacacatatacatacacacacacacacatatatatatataaagtgacttgatatttattttaaggaCCTCTAATATAAAAACTGACATATGTTATTTGGGAATGTTGAATCAAATATGAGTGTCCTGgatatgtattggagaaggaaatggcaatccactccagtattcttgcctggaaaattccatggacagaagagcctggtgggctacagtctacagtcaatggggtcacaaagagccagacacaactgagcacacgtacAGACACACTGATACGTAGAGCATTCTTCATGAATTCTTAAAGACAAGCCTTTTCCATTGTAAACATCCTCCCTAGAATTAGCAAAATATTCTTGGGAAATCTGAGTTTCAGAGTCAAGACCATAAAAGCTGACATTACAGAGAAATTAATGTCTCATACAGGTATGTGTCCCTGTTTCCcagaggaaataagaaagaactctattcaatatttaaaaaaaaaaaaagaattttgaaggGAAAATTATTGGCATTATAATTTCAAATCTTATCTCCACAATTCCTATGTCAACAGAAAAGGTGGATATGACTGAGGATAACCACTCGTTGACAACACAGTTTATCCTGATAGGATTTACAAATCATCCAGAGCTGAAGACCCTTCTGTTTCAGGTGTTCTTTACCATCTATCTAATCACCATGGTGGGGAATCTTGGACTGGTGGCATTGATAGTTACAGAGCATCGTCTTCACACACCAATGTACATCTTCTTGGGTAACCTTGCACTGATGGATTCCTTTTGTTCCAGTGCCATTACCCCGAAGATACTAGAGAACCTTTTTTCTAAAGACAGAATGATTTCCCTCTATGAATGCATGGCACAATTTTATTGTCTCTGCCTTGCTGAAACTACAGATTGCTTTCTCCTGGCAGCAATGGCCTATgatcgctatgtggccatctgcaaaccaCTGCAGTACCACACTATGATGTCaaagaaactctgcattcagatgaccACAGGGGCCTACATAGCTGGAAACATTCATCCCACAATTCATGTAGGGTTTCTGTTTAGGTTAACTTTCTGTAAGTCTCACCAAATCAATCACTTTTTGTGTGATGTCCTTCCATTATACAGACACTCTTGTGTGGATCCTTATATCAATGAATTGATGATATTCATCTTTGCAGGGTCAGTTTTAGTCTTCACTATTGCCACAGTAATAATCTCttacctttttattcttttcacaatTTTCAAGATGAAGTCCAAAGAGGGAAAAGGCAAAGCCTTATCTACTTGTGCATCCCACTTTGTCTCTGTCTCAATATTCTATGGTTCCCTTCTTTTCATGTATGTTCGACCAAATTCAGTTAATGACGAAGATAAAGATATACCTGTTGCTATTTTTTATACTCTGGTGATTCCCTTGTTAAACCCATTTATTTATAGCCTAAGAAATAAGGAAGTCATAAATGctatgaaaaaaattatgaagaattTATAACATTATGAAACATATATCATCCTTATGGACAACTGATTATAATGTCACTAAAATTCCAAAATCAAGGAAcagcaagaaaatggaaaaaggcCATGACATATATAACACTGAATTACTAAAACATGATGATGTATTAGTCaaataaagatgttaaaaagaagagagtatggtaaatatatttctaaatctaAACTACTAGTTTCATTAGGAATAACTAAATACAGTTGAGGTCACAATTGTGTCACCGTATAATCAATTACACTAGTAACTGTATTTCAAAGTATAATAACTTAAAATCTTCAACAAATTCAGCAAATGCTAagcatagaaagtgaaagtattagtctctcagtcatgtccaactctttgtaaccccatgggctgaagtctgccaggttcctctgcccatggaattttctaggcaagaacactggagtgggtagccattcccttctccagggatctttccgacccagggatcaaacctgggtctcccacattgcgggtggattctttattgtctgagccaacagTTTGAAGCCAGTCACCTCCATTCATATAAAAGTCACTTCCATTCAATATCTTTGGCAAATTTCAGGAATCCCAAGGCATAATATTACAAGCTCCCTTATATCCCAAGTTATCAAATATTAGTCTCCTCTTAAGCATCACCATGTGACAGAAGTAAACTATatatttcatttgattctcaATTTGTTCAACAGattttgtttgaaaatgaaaTCACACAGAATATATATTCACCAGTCAAGAATATTCTTTAGTATACTATAGTCAATTTTTGGTCAAGTTCTCTGAAAAACAGTATCTATAAATTTGTGTTGAATAATTCTCTACCTGAAGATGATATTAATTATATTGACATCACTATGGATTTGATAATTTCATATAGTTTGATTCGATGACCATCATATATGACAATTCAACACctgaatatattcttaaataaagcTTTTTCTCTCTGATATTATTATCTGTCTTGTTTGTTATTAGGAATACCACCAACTTGGACTGATTCCAAGGTAAAGTATTGGTATATACATAGCATTAACAAAAAGTTGCAGGTCCTGATAAAGCAAAAAAGaggcataaaatagtaaaaatttaaatatctaaacaatatttttatctttacatGTGCAAACAtagaagaaaaaagtaatttataattAGAACTTGTTCTCTGGTTGGTGCTAAGCTAGACCTTTCATATATATTACCTGCCAAGTTATCAGATGTGATATTTTCATGCTTTTCATCAGTAAAAACCTCATACTTTGCGGTATTGAGGAGCCTGCCCAAGTTCATCAGATTTAGCTAGAATTTGAATCAATtatttgccggggtccagccccggtgga
It includes:
- the LOC138430735 gene encoding olfactory receptor 5K3-like; translated protein: MTEDNHSLTTQFILIGFTNHPELKTLLFQVFFTIYLITMVGNLGLVALIVTEHRLHTPMYIFLGNLALMDSFCSSAITPKILENLFSKDRMISLYECMAQFYCLCLAETTDCFLLAAMAYDRYVAICKPLQYHTMMSKKLCIQMTTGAYIAGNIHPTIHVGFLFRLTFCKSHQINHFLCDVLPLYRHSCVDPYINELMIFIFAGSVLVFTIATVIISYLFILFTIFKMKSKEGKGKALSTCASHFVSVSIFYGSLLFMYVRPNSVNDEDKDIPVAIFYTLVIPLLNPFIYSLRNKEVINAMKKIMKNL